In the Pseudonocardia sediminis genome, ATCACCCGGCACGGGGCGGCCTTGCGCACGACCTCCAGCTCGACGTCGCCGATGACGATCCGGTCGCCCGGCCGGGTGGGCACGGCGCCGTGGTCGAGGGTGACGGCCCGTCGTGTCAGCTCGGCCGGCACCGGCGCACCCCACCGGCGGGCGGCCTCGTCGAGCTGCTGACGGCTCTGCACGGAGACGTGGCGGTGCCGCGTGCCGTGGTAACGGTCGCCGACGAGTCCCGCCCCGGCCTCGGCCTCGACCCGGTCGACGGCCCGCATCGGCGCACGCCTGGCGTCCGCGATGTGCAGGGACTCGACCCGGATCGTCACCGGATCGACAGTAGGGACGGGACCGGACGGTGCGCCGTCCCGGAGCCCGGAACGAGGCGGAGGCCACGTCTCTCGTCATATGTATACATAAACTGTCTCTGTATGCTGAACGCATGACTGCAGCGCGACCGACGACCCGTCCCTGCTTCCACCTGGCGGTCCCGGTGGACGACCTGGCGAAGGCCCGTGCGTTCTACGGCGACGTGCTCGGCCTGGAGGAGGGCCGCTCGGCCGACCTCTGGGTGGACTGGAACTTCTACGGCCACCAGGTCGTCACCCACGTCGCCGAGCGCGCGGCCGCGCCCGCCCACAACCCGGTCGACGGTCACGACGTCCCGGTGCCGCACTTCGGGGCGGTCCTGGAGGTGGAGGCGTTCCACGCGCTGGCCGAGAAGCTGCGCGCGGCCGGGACCGCGTTCGTGATCGAGCCCTACCTGCGCTTCGCCGGCGAGCCGGGGGAGCAGTGGACGATGTTCTTCCACGACCCCGCGGGCAACGCGATGGAGATCAAGGCTTTCCGCGACGAGGCGCAGATCTTCGCGAAGTAGCGGGTCGAGGGGACGGGGCGTGCGGACCAAGGCCGACCACATCCACGACGCACTGCGCGAGGACATCGTCGCCGGCCGTCGTGAGCAGGGGTCGGTGCTGGACGAGGTCGAGCTCGCGGCGACGTTCGGGGCGTCCCGTACACCGGTGCGCGAGGCGTTGCGGCGGTTGCAGAGCGAGGGACTCCTGACGACCGGGAGCCGCCGGCAGATGTGCGTCGTGGACCTGTCGCAGGACCACCGCCGGGAGGTGACCCTGGTACGCGAGGCGCTGGAGACCACGGCGGCGACGCAGGCGTGCGAGCGCTGGGAGCCCGACGAGCTGGACCGGCTGCGCGTCGCCGTCCTGCGCCAGCGCCGGGTCGCCCGCGACGGTGACGTGACGACGTTCCTCGGGCTGGACGAGACGTTCCACCGCGACCTGGCCGCCGTCGCCCGGATGCCCACGCTGTCGCTGCTGCTCGACCAGCTCGGCGCGTTCGTGCGCCTGGCACGACTGGCGATCCCGACCGACGCCGTGCACATGCTCGCCCTCGCCGACGAGCACGACCACCTGATCGACCTGCTCGAACGCCGCGACGCCCCGGCCCTGCGCACCGCTCTGGGCGAGCACATCCGCAGCACCGCGCCGCGTGCCGGTGGATCGACCTGATCCCTCAGTGGATCGACTTGAGCCCGACCACGAGTCCGCCGAGTGCGACCAGGGCCACCACCAGCAGGATCCGCTTCCACCACGGCAGCGTCGTGCGGCGGACCGCGAGCAGGGCGAAGAGCCCCATGCTCGCGACGAGGACCCACACCGCCGTCCACAGAGCGGTGTGGAACGGCGGCCATCCGAGCGCGGACCCGACCAGCAGCAGCACCGGCACCGCGGAGGCCTGCAGGATCTGCCCCGAGCTGCGCAGTGCCATCAACCGCTCGTGGCCCTCGGGCCCCGTGCCGTGCGCGGCCAGGTGGGCGAGGTAGTCGGCGAACAGGCTGGCTGCCCAGAGCCCGCCGGTGGCGATCAGGACGTCGGCGACCGCGGACCACGGGCCGCCGCCGTCGGTGACGTGACGCGTGAGTACGAGCAGCGTGCTCAGGCAGGCGATGGTCCCGTAGACGCGTTCGCGCAGGATCGACGAGATCTGCGCCGGCGTCGCGCGTTCGGCCCGTTCCGCTCTCGACATCGCAGCTCCCCAGGACGGCGGCTCGGACCGGCGATCCGATCGTAGAGATCGGCGCCTCGGCGGCGATACCGGACAGGTCTGTCGCGGATCGCTGCCCGGGTGCTGATCACCGGCTCGGCGCTGCTCCGGGTCCGGGCCCTGGGCCGCGTGGCCGCCGTCGTGCTGCGGGTCGACCCGGCCGACACCGACGCGAGGCCACCGAACATCTTCTTCTCGGTGATGCCCGGCTCCGGGGTCAGGATCTCGCGGCCACCTCGACGTCGTAGGCCATCGCGGGAGTATGGCCGCAGCGGGCTCAGTCCCGGTAGGTGTTGTTGCTCGAGTGGTCGCCGCCGAGCCAGCGCTCCAGGTCCTTGCGGGCATGCGCCCGGCGGACCTCGTTGATCGCGTCGGCGTCCGGGTCGTCCACGGTGAACTCGAGCAGCAGCCCGTTCGGGTCGGTGATGTAGAGCGAGACGCAGTAGCCGTGGTCGAGCACGAACGTCTGCGGCTCGACGTAGCCGGCGTCGGCGATGCGTGTGCGGATCGCGTCCTGGTTGGCCCGGTCGGTGGCCAGGGCGATGTGCCGAAACGGCGACGGCGTCAGCTCCGGGTCGAACAGCTCCTGGTCCTCGGGGTTCGCGAACTGGAAGAACGCCAGCGCGCTGCCGTCGGCGAGGGCGAAGAACGTGTGGCAGTAGACCCGCTCGGCGCCGAAGAGCTCGTCGACCTCGGTCCAGGTGGCCACCAGCGGCATCCCGATGACGTCCTCGTAGAACGCGCGGGTGCGCTCCTGGTCCTTGGTGACGAACGCGTTGTGGTGCAGCCGGATCGGAGGGCGTCCGGTGCCGGACGGCGGAGGTGCGGTCTGTGTCATGGGGTCCTCCGGAAGACTCTGGTCACGACGCCGTGTGGCCCAGGACACTACCGTGGGATGACCGCACCTCAAGCGTCCGAACGACCCGTTCCCCTGCACCTCCCGACCGGAAGGCGACCGATGACGAGCGCTGCCGTACGCCCGCTGGCGACGTCGATCGTCGGGAGCTACCCGCAGCCCGGATGGTTGGTCGACCGCGCCCACCTCGCCGGGACCGGGCCGGCCCGCGCCCGCGACCCGCAGCTGTGGCGGCCGGACGCGGACACGATCGCCGAGGCCCAGGACGACGCCACCGCGATCGCGATCGACGCCCAGGAACGCGCCGGGCTCGACATCGTCACCGACGGCGAGGCCCGCCGGGAGTCCTACTCCAACCACTTCGCCACCGCGCTCGACGGCATCGACGTCGACGATCCCGGCACGCGGGTCGGACGCAACGGGAGGAGCCAACGCGTCCCGCGGATCGTCGGCCCGGTGACGCGCCCGCACAGCATCGAGGCCCGCGACACCGCGTTCCTGCGCGCCCGCACCGACCGGCTCGCGAAGATCACGATGCCCGGCCCGTTCACGATGTCGCAGAACGCGCAGGACGACTTCTACGGCGACGAGGAGGCGCTGGCCTTCGCCCTCGCCGACGCGTGCCACGACGAGATGCTCGACCTGTTCGCCGCCGGCGCCGACATCGTCCAGATCGACGAGCCCTACATGCAGGCCGTCCCGGACGCCGCTCGCGCCTACGGCCTGGCCGCGCTCAACCACGCCCTGCGCGACGCCCCGGGGACCACCGCGGTGCACCTGTGCTTCGGCTACGCGGCCAAGATGCCCGGACAGAAACCCAGCGGGTACTCGTTCCTGCCCGAGCTGGCCGGCTGCGTGTGCGACCACGTCTCCATCGAGAGCGCGCAGCCCGACATCGACCTCGGGGTGCTCGCCGACCTGTCGGGCAAGACGGTCGCGCTCGGCGTGATCGACCTGAGCACCGACGACGTCGAGGCGCCCGAGGTGGTCGCCGACCGCGTCCGACGGGCGCTGCGCCACCACCGCCCCGAGAAGCTCGTGCTCAGCACCGACTGCGGCATGAAGTACCTGACCCGCGCCGCCGCGGACGGGAAGATGGCCGCGATGGTCGCTGCGGCCGCCGTCCTGCGCGACGAGGTCGGGGCCGGGTAGCCGGGCTCCCGCTCCGCCGACCGGGTCGGGAGCGAGATCAAGATCGTCCGGGCGGCGTGGGGGACACCGCCGATCGGGCGAAAGAGGCCCCCGGGAGAAACCCTTCCGGGCCGGGCTGCGAAAGTCTTGACGTGGCTGCGAACGCGATCCGGGACCCGGCGACGGTTCCCACGCGCTCGGAGCGGGCCCGTCGGTCGCTCGGCCGGCTGATCCGCTACGGGATGGTCGGCGTGGCCAACGCGGCCGTCTACTACGCGACCTACCGCCTGGTGCTGGAGCCCGTCGGCTATCTCGCCGCGCACGCACTGGGCCTGGCCGTCGCGATGGTCGTCTCCTACTTCCTGCACTGCCGGTTCACGTTCTCGGTCCGCCCGACGTGGCGCCGGTTCCTGCGTTTCCCCTCGTCGCAGGCCGTCAACATCGCCGCGACGACGGTCGGCGTGGTCGCGCTCGTGCACCTCGGGGTGGGGGAGCGGGTCGCCCCGCTGGCCGCCGCGATCGTCGCCGTGCCGGTCACGTTCCTCCTGACCACGGTCGCCCTGACCGGGCGCCGCTCCGCGCGGACCACTGGCCCGGTCTCCGCCGGTCACTGAGTCGCGACGTCGAGCGGGCCGCCCGGACCCCGCTTAGGCTTCGGACGTGCGTCACCACGATCTCGTCGTCATCGGTACCGGCTCCGGCAACATGATCATCGACGAGCGGTTCGACGGCCTCGACGTCGCCGTCGTCGAGCAGACCGCGTTCGGCGGCACCTGCCTCAACGTCGGCTGCATCCCCACGAAGATGCTGGCCTACGCCGCCGAGGTCGCCCACACCGTCCGGCAGGCCTCGGACTACGGGGTGGACGCGCACGTCGACAAGGTCCGCTGGCCCGACATCCGGGACCGCGTGTTCTCCCGCCTGGACCCGATCTCCGCCGACGGGCGCAAGGGGCGCGAGGAGAGTGACAACGTCACCGTCTACCTCGGCCACGCCGAGTTCAGCGGCCCCCGCGCACTGACCGTGACCGGCGACGCCGGGACCCAGGAGTTCACCGCGGACCGGATCGTGATCGCCGCCGGCGGGCGCCCGATGGTGCCGCCACCGGTGGAGAAGTCCGGCGTGCACTACGAGACCTCGGACTCGATCATGCGGATCGATGAGATCCCGGGTCGGCTGGCGATCATCGGTGGCGGCTACATCGCGGCCGAGTTCGCACACGTGTTCGGCGGTCTCGGCGCCGAGGTGACGATCATCGACGTCGCCGACTCCCTGCTCTCCGCCCTGGACGAGACGGTCTCGGAGCGCTTCACCGAGATCGCCCGCGACCGGTTCGACGTCCGCGTCGGACGCAGTGCCGAGAAGGTCGAGTCCGCCGGTGACGGGGTGCGGCTGACGCTCGACGACGGCTCCACCGTCGAGGCGGACCGGCTCCTGGTCGCCGCGGGACGCGTGCCCAACGGGGATCGGCTGAACCTCGGCGCGGCCGGCATCGACACCCACGACGACGGCCGCATCGCCGTCGACCCCTACCTGCGCACCAGCGTGGACGGCGTGTTCGCACTCGGCGACGTCAGCTCGCCGGTGCAGCTCAAGCACTCGGCGAACCACGAGGCCACCGTGGTGCAGTACAACCTGCTGAACCCGGACGCGATGCGCGAGGTGGACCTGAACCTGGTCCCGGCGGCGGTGTTCGCCTCACCCCAGATCGGCATGATCGGGCGCACCGAGCAGCAGTGCTGCGACGAGGGCCTCGACTACCGGACCGTCGTGCAGCCCTACTCCGACGTCGCCTACGGCTGGGCGCTGGAGGACCGGACGGGGTTCTGCAAGCTCATCGCCGACCCGTCCACCGGGCAGCTCCTGGGCGCGCACGTCCTGGGGCCGCAGGCACCGACCATGGTGCAGCAGCTCGTGCAGGCGATGGCCCTGCAGGTCCCGGTCAAGCGCCTGGCCGAGGTCCAGTACTGGATCCACCCGGGGCTGACCGAGGTCCTGGAGAACGCTCTGCGGGGCCTCGACCTCGACTGACGGTCGGGGCCGAGGCGCGCTGTTCTCCCGGGCGAGGGTCGGCTCACACGTCGTAGTCGACGGTCACCTTGTCCGAGACCGGCAGGGTCTGGCAGGTCAGCACGAAACCGGCCTCGACCTCGTCGTCCTCGAGGGCGAAGTTGCGGCGCATCGTGACCTCGCCGTCGGTGACCTTCGCCCGGCACGTCCCGCACACCCCGCCCTTGCAGGCGAACGGCAGGTCGCCGCGCACCTTCTGCGCGGCGTCGAGGACGGGGACGTTGCGCGGCAGGGTGAGCTGCGTCGTGCGGCCGTTGAGCATGACCGTGACCTCGCTGCCCTCCCCGTCGAGCTCGGGCGAGTCCTCGGTGCGGTCGAGCTCGGGCGGCGGCTCGTCGACGTAGAACAGCTCGCGGTGCACCCGCTTCTTGTCCACGCCCAGGTCGGTGAGGACGGCGGTCGCGTCGTCGGTCATGCCGAGCGGGCCGCACAGCCACCAGTGGTCGACGTTCTCGACGTCGACCAGTGCCCCGAACAGGGTGCGCAGGCGGTCCGCGTCGAGGCGGCCGTTGAAGATCTCGGCCTCGGTGGGCTCGCGGGAGAGCACGTGCAGCAGGTGCAGGCGCGGACCGAACGCGTTCTTCAGGTCGGCGAGCTCCTCGGTGAACATCACCGTGTCGGTGCGCCGGTTGCCGTAGAGCAGCGTGACGTGGGTGTCGGGGTGCGCGGCCAGCAGCGACGCCGCGATCGAGAGCACCGGCGTGATGCCGGACCCGGCCGCGACCAGCCCGTGGTGCGTGCCTGCCTCCAGCTCCGGGGTGAACGACCCCGACGGCGGACCGACCTCGATCTCGTCGCCCACCTCGGCCTCGTTCACCAGCCACTCGGAGAACAGGCCGGTGTCGACGCGACGCACGCCCACCCGGGGCATCGCCCCGACCGGCGCGCAGATCGAGTACGAGCGGCGGTGCTCGCCGTCGTCGTTCCACTTCCGCAGCGTCAGGTACTGACCCGGCTTGAACGCGTACGCCTCACGCAGGTTGTCCGGGACGTCGAACGTGACCGCGACGGCGTCGTCGCAGAGACGCTCGATGCCGCGGATCGGCAGGTGGTGGAAGCCGTCGCCGGTGCTCTCGGCTCCGGCCGCCTCGGGCGCGAAGCCGGGGTCGGCCAGGACGTCGTCGATCGCGTCCTCGATCCGCAACCGCGACGACTTGCCGCGCACCATGTTGCTCCGCGCAGCCCAGGCCGCCTCGCGACGCCGGTTCACCTAGATCTCCTTCATGTGCTCGAAGGGCTCCTGACAGCTCGGGCACCGGCGCAGCGATGTGCACGCGGTCGGGCCGAAGTGCGAGAACTCCTCGGTGGTGGGAGCGCCGCAGTGCGGGCAGCGCACGTCCGGCGACGGGGCGGTCAGCGTCAGCGGGATCGGACCGGTGGCCCTCGGACCGACGCGCCCGGGCGGGGCGATGCCGGCCTCGGCGAGCTTGCGACGGCCGTCGTCGGAGATCCAGTCCGTGCTCCACGGCGGGGAGAACACCGTGCGCATCTCGACCGGCCCGTAACCGGCCGCGGACAGCGACGCGGACACGTCGTGGCGCATCTCCTCGATCGCCGGGCAGCCGGAGTAGGTCGGGGTGATCGTGACGGTCACGGCGTCGCCGTCCACGTCGACCCGGCGGATCACGCCGAGGTCGTCGAGGGTCAGCATCGGCATCTCCGGGTCGACGACGGCCGAGACGATCTCGCGCGCGTCCGCCCGCGCCGTTGCGGTCACCACGTCGCACCCGGGTGCTGGCGGGCCAGGCTCTGCATCTCGGCGAGCGCGTGGCCCAGGTGCTCGGTGTGCACGCCCTGCCGTCCGCTGCGGCCGCCGATCGTGCCGATCGCGGGCTTGTCCGGGCGGGTCAGCGTGGCCTTGCCGATGACCTCGTCGAGCACCGCGTCGAACTCCTCACGAGTGCTTGCCGGGTCGACGGCGACGCCGGCCTCGACGAGACGTCGCTCCTGCTCCGAGGTGCGGAACAGCTCGCCGACGTAGGGCCACAGCGCGTCCAGCGCGTCCTGCATCCGCCGGTGCGACTCGTCGGTGCCGTCGCCCAGGCGCAGCGTCCAGCGGGCGGCGTAGTCGCGGTGGTAGGTCAGCTCCTTGACGCCCTTGCCGGCGACCGCGGCGATCACCGGGTCGGCCGACCCGAGCAGGCGGTGCAGCAGCGCGAGACGCCACGTCGAGAAGATCAGCAGGCGGCCGATCGCGCGGGCGAAGTCCAGGTCGTCGGAGAGCTCGGCGAGACCGACGTTGCGGAACTGGGCGTCGGAGCGCAGGTAGGCCAGCGCGTCCTCGTCCCGGTTCCCACCCTCGACGTGGCCTGCGCGAGCCAGCAGCACCCGGGCCTGGCCGAGCAGGTCGAGCGCGGTGTTGGCGAGCGCGACCTCCTCCTCCAGCTCCGGAGCGTTGGAGA is a window encoding:
- a CDS encoding MOSC domain-containing protein — its product is MTIRVESLHIADARRAPMRAVDRVEAEAGAGLVGDRYHGTRHRHVSVQSRQQLDEAARRWGAPVPAELTRRAVTLDHGAVPTRPGDRIVIGDVELEVVRKAAPCRVMDQVIGDGARRAMHDLGGAVCRVLTSGTIGVGDAVDLPDAGPSA
- a CDS encoding VOC family protein codes for the protein MTAARPTTRPCFHLAVPVDDLAKARAFYGDVLGLEEGRSADLWVDWNFYGHQVVTHVAERAAAPAHNPVDGHDVPVPHFGAVLEVEAFHALAEKLRAAGTAFVIEPYLRFAGEPGEQWTMFFHDPAGNAMEIKAFRDEAQIFAK
- a CDS encoding GntR family transcriptional regulator; this encodes MRTKADHIHDALREDIVAGRREQGSVLDEVELAATFGASRTPVREALRRLQSEGLLTTGSRRQMCVVDLSQDHRREVTLVREALETTAATQACERWEPDELDRLRVAVLRQRRVARDGDVTTFLGLDETFHRDLAAVARMPTLSLLLDQLGAFVRLARLAIPTDAVHMLALADEHDHLIDLLERRDAPALRTALGEHIRSTAPRAGGST
- a CDS encoding VOC family protein, with product MTQTAPPPSGTGRPPIRLHHNAFVTKDQERTRAFYEDVIGMPLVATWTEVDELFGAERVYCHTFFALADGSALAFFQFANPEDQELFDPELTPSPFRHIALATDRANQDAIRTRIADAGYVEPQTFVLDHGYCVSLYITDPNGLLLEFTVDDPDADAINEVRRAHARKDLERWLGGDHSSNNTYRD
- a CDS encoding uroporphyrinogen decarboxylase family protein, which translates into the protein MTSAAVRPLATSIVGSYPQPGWLVDRAHLAGTGPARARDPQLWRPDADTIAEAQDDATAIAIDAQERAGLDIVTDGEARRESYSNHFATALDGIDVDDPGTRVGRNGRSQRVPRIVGPVTRPHSIEARDTAFLRARTDRLAKITMPGPFTMSQNAQDDFYGDEEALAFALADACHDEMLDLFAAGADIVQIDEPYMQAVPDAARAYGLAALNHALRDAPGTTAVHLCFGYAAKMPGQKPSGYSFLPELAGCVCDHVSIESAQPDIDLGVLADLSGKTVALGVIDLSTDDVEAPEVVADRVRRALRHHRPEKLVLSTDCGMKYLTRAAADGKMAAMVAAAAVLRDEVGAG
- a CDS encoding GtrA family protein, with protein sequence MAANAIRDPATVPTRSERARRSLGRLIRYGMVGVANAAVYYATYRLVLEPVGYLAAHALGLAVAMVVSYFLHCRFTFSVRPTWRRFLRFPSSQAVNIAATTVGVVALVHLGVGERVAPLAAAIVAVPVTFLLTTVALTGRRSARTTGPVSAGH
- a CDS encoding mycothione reductase — translated: MRHHDLVVIGTGSGNMIIDERFDGLDVAVVEQTAFGGTCLNVGCIPTKMLAYAAEVAHTVRQASDYGVDAHVDKVRWPDIRDRVFSRLDPISADGRKGREESDNVTVYLGHAEFSGPRALTVTGDAGTQEFTADRIVIAAGGRPMVPPPVEKSGVHYETSDSIMRIDEIPGRLAIIGGGYIAAEFAHVFGGLGAEVTIIDVADSLLSALDETVSERFTEIARDRFDVRVGRSAEKVESAGDGVRLTLDDGSTVEADRLLVAAGRVPNGDRLNLGAAGIDTHDDGRIAVDPYLRTSVDGVFALGDVSSPVQLKHSANHEATVVQYNLLNPDAMREVDLNLVPAAVFASPQIGMIGRTEQQCCDEGLDYRTVVQPYSDVAYGWALEDRTGFCKLIADPSTGQLLGAHVLGPQAPTMVQQLVQAMALQVPVKRLAEVQYWIHPGLTEVLENALRGLDLD
- the paaE gene encoding 1,2-phenylacetyl-CoA epoxidase subunit PaaE: MNRRREAAWAARSNMVRGKSSRLRIEDAIDDVLADPGFAPEAAGAESTGDGFHHLPIRGIERLCDDAVAVTFDVPDNLREAYAFKPGQYLTLRKWNDDGEHRRSYSICAPVGAMPRVGVRRVDTGLFSEWLVNEAEVGDEIEVGPPSGSFTPELEAGTHHGLVAAGSGITPVLSIAASLLAAHPDTHVTLLYGNRRTDTVMFTEELADLKNAFGPRLHLLHVLSREPTEAEIFNGRLDADRLRTLFGALVDVENVDHWWLCGPLGMTDDATAVLTDLGVDKKRVHRELFYVDEPPPELDRTEDSPELDGEGSEVTVMLNGRTTQLTLPRNVPVLDAAQKVRGDLPFACKGGVCGTCRAKVTDGEVTMRRNFALEDDEVEAGFVLTCQTLPVSDKVTVDYDV
- the paaD gene encoding 1,2-phenylacetyl-CoA epoxidase subunit PaaD; its protein translation is MTATARADAREIVSAVVDPEMPMLTLDDLGVIRRVDVDGDAVTVTITPTYSGCPAIEEMRHDVSASLSAAGYGPVEMRTVFSPPWSTDWISDDGRRKLAEAGIAPPGRVGPRATGPIPLTLTAPSPDVRCPHCGAPTTEEFSHFGPTACTSLRRCPSCQEPFEHMKEI
- the paaC gene encoding 1,2-phenylacetyl-CoA epoxidase subunit PaaC translates to MEEDATNAYQSLSETTGHDDPRWAFGTGIVEEAGAEVSAPVPDGVAAADLAAYCLMLGDDALIYSHRLSEWVSNAPELEEEVALANTALDLLGQARVLLARAGHVEGGNRDEDALAYLRSDAQFRNVGLAELSDDLDFARAIGRLLIFSTWRLALLHRLLGSADPVIAAVAGKGVKELTYHRDYAARWTLRLGDGTDESHRRMQDALDALWPYVGELFRTSEQERRLVEAGVAVDPASTREEFDAVLDEVIGKATLTRPDKPAIGTIGGRSGRQGVHTEHLGHALAEMQSLARQHPGATW